CATGTATGACACCCGTTTACGATTGGCAAATCAGGTAGTAGAGGAAGTTAAAATGCACTTCCAGCAACTGGTATTCGATACCATTATCCATAGAAATACAAAATTAGGGGAGGCTCCATCCTTTGGGCAGACCATTATTATGCACGATGCCACTGGAAAGGGTGCAATTAATTACTTGAATTTGGCTAGAGAAATTCTCGAAAAGAATGAATTACTAAGTCCAAAAAAGAAGAAAAAATCTACGGTGAAATCATAGTATGGCAAAGAAACAAGCATTAGGTAGAGGATTAGGCGCGTTGCTTAAGAATGAAGAAACCGATATCACCTCAAAATACTCTAAACAAAAGGATCCATCAACCGTTGGGTCTGTTGCTTTAATCTCTTTAAGCAGCATAGAAACTAACCCTTTTCAACCTCGTACAACTTTTGAGGAAGAAGCACTAAAAGAATTAGCTGACTCCATTAAGCAACTCGGTGTAATCCAACCAATTACGGTAAGAAAACTGGGGTACGATAAGTTTCAGCTTATTTCGGGGGAAAGAAGATTTAGAGCGTCGAAAATGGCTGGGCTGGAAGAAATTCCTGCCTATGTTAGAATTGCCAACGACCAAAGTATGTTGGAAATGGCGATTGTGGAAAACGTACAACGCCAAGATCTTGACGCTATTGAAGTTGCACTTTCCTACCAACGACTAATTGATGAATGCAAGCTAACCCAAGAAGAACTTGGAGAGCGCGTTGGAAAAAACAGAACTACAGTAACCAATTACCTAAGACTTCTAAAGCTTCCAGAAGAAGTACAAGCAGCTATCATGCTTCGCAAAATCTCTATGGGGCACGCAAGAGCCCTTTTGGGAACTACTGACAAGGAGTTACAAGTTGCCATTCTAGAAGAAATTCTTTCCGAAGGGTTATCGGTAAGAGCGGTGGAAGAGTTGGTTAGAAACCAAAATATCGCTGAAAAAGAAGGTAAAAAAGTTAGTCCTAGTAGTAAAAAGTCTAAGGGCGAACAAAGAGAACCTACCGAAATAGAACAGTCTGTTGCTCAAACTTTTACCGAAAAATTCGGCTTTACATCCAGCCTTAAATGTGGCCCAAAAGGAAAAGGAAAGCTTGAGATTAATTACAAAAACCCAGAACAATTAAAGAAGCTATTGGAGCTTTTATCTTAGTTATGCTGCGGTATTTTTTTCTTTCGGTTCTTATCATTTCATCTCATTTTGCATTTTCCCAGCGCATAGAAAATGCGAAGGGGGTAGAAAAGCGAAATGAGGTTTTTGCCAAGGAAAAATCACCGCACACGGCTTCTATTTTATCGGCAGCTTTTCCAGGTGCTGGGCACCTATACATTGGACAGTGGTATAAATCTGCAATTATTTGGGCCGGAATTGGGGGAGGCATTTACGCTATCAATTTCAATTCCAAGCTCCATAAAGAACACAAGCAGGCTTATATCGCGAGATTGGATGATGACCCAAACACCAATGCAACTGGTGTTTATGCCACAGCAGACATTAACAGCCTTAAGGAGAATATGGATTTCTACAGGAAAAATAGAGATCTAAGTATCATTCTTACCTCCTTTGGCTATGTATTAAATATTATTTGGGCCACAGTGGATACCCACCTACTATACTTCGATATTTCTGATGATATCAGCCTAAATATCCGCCCATCACTAAACTATTTCGATAAACCTAACACGGGAATTACTTTAGCACTTACTCTAAAATAACTATGTCGAATCCTTCTTACAAAATTGCCCTCATTGGATACGGAAAAATGGGGAAGACCATTGAACAACTTGCAATTTCAATGGGACATAACATTGTTGCAAAATTCGACAGCAACAACCCTCTAACCGAAGAAAAACTATTAGCTTCTAGTGCCGACTTTGCAATAGAATTTACACGTCCGGAAGCTGCTGCAGAAAACATATCCATTTGTGCCAAAGCACAAGTACCTGTTGCTGTTGGTACAACGGGCTGGTTAAATAAACTGCCAGAAGTTAAAGCTACATTGGAGGCCAACTCCAGCAAAATGCTGTATGCCAGCAATTTTAGTATTGGGGTAAATATTTTATTCGAAATCAACCGAAAACTGGCCTCCATCATGAGCTCCTTTCCGGAGTACGGTGTAGAAATTGAAGAGGTACACCATACTCAAAAGCTAGACGCCCCGTCTGGAACGGCAATTTCCCTTGCTGAGGGAATCCTTGATAATATTCCAGATCTAAACGGTTGGTCGCTTCATGAAAATTTGAAGGAAGACGCCGATGATATTCCAATTAAAGCCATTAGGCAAGACGATGTAAAGGGGATACACCATGTGACCTACACATCCTCTATTGATAAAATTGAAATTAGCCACGAAGCCTTCAATAGAAATGGGTTTGCACAGGGATCTATCCTAGCGGGTATCTTCCTTTGTAAACAAAAAGAAGCTGGCGTTTACACCATTAAAGATTTCTTTAAAAGCTTATAAAACATGTCCGCATATATAGTCCTAGCACTAATTTTTATTACCCAATTAATAGCTCTCCCCTATTTTTTTGCAAAGGCAGGAAGAAAGGCTTGGGAAGGTGCCATCCCCTTTTACAATTGGCTTATTTGGACCAAAGTAATTCAAAAGCCTTGGTACTGGGCGCTTATCATGCTTTTCCCGGGTGTAAACATCCTAATGTTGGCGGTGTTAAATGTAGAATTAGCAAATGCCTTCAACCAACGTAAAATACAGGATCACCTCCTCGCCATATTTCTCCCATTTATTTACCTGCCCTACCTCGCTTTTTCAGTTAAACCTGAATATGTTGGACCAATAGACTGGAAAAACAAGAAAAAAGGAATAGCACGAGAGTGGGGACACGCCATTGTATTCGCGGTAATTGCGGCATCGTTAATTAGAGGCTATGCTATTGAGGCCTACACCATCCCAACAGGATCTATGGAAAAAAGCCTATTAATTGGCGACTATCTGTTTGTATCCAAACTAAGCTATGGCCCCAGAATTCCAGAAACCCCGTTAAGCATTCCTTTTACACACCATACTATACCAGGAACAGACGGGATGAAATCATTCACCGATTGGCTTTCCTTTCCATATTTCCGATTACCTGGATTAGGTAAGGTAGAAAGATTCGACCCAGTAGTGTTCAATTTTGCCCCAGGTGATACGGTAATTGTGGATATGCAACAGCAAGACTTAGGCCAAAATTCCCGTGATATGGCTGTAAGGTTAAATAGAGCCTCTCGCCCGGTTACCGACCAACAGGTAAAAGCAGCTAAGCAATACCTATTAAATAATAAGGACTGGGTAGTAAGACCAAACGACAAAAAAGAGAATTATATCAAGCGTTGTATTGGTATGCCTGGAGACACCTTAAAAATTGTTGACGCCCAGGTTTTTATCGATGGTAAAGCCATTGAAAACCCTGAAAATTACCAACAAGCATATAACGTTCTTTCTTCCACTCCCCTGAACAGATCGGTCTTAAAAAGAAGGTTTAATATTAATTCCAATGATGTTTTCGAAGGGATGAATGGAAGAGAGTACAATGTACCTCTAAATCCAAGAGATGCCGACAAACTAAAGGAAATACCTGGGGTAATTGCGGTAGAACAAGAAATTTCAGAAAAACGAAGTACTCCACCTGCAAACATGCCCATTTTCCCAAACGATCCTGGGTTTAACTGGACAGAAGACAATTTTGGACCCTTATACATCCCTAAAAAAGGAGCAACCATTAATTTAAATCTTGGGCTTTTACCGTTGTACGAAACGGTTATAAGAAAGTATGAAGGCAATGATTTGAAGGTGAAGAAAGGGAAAATTTACATTAACGGGGAGCAAACGAGCAAGTACACATTTAAAATGGATTACTATTTTATGATGGGTGATAACCGCCACCGAAGCGCAGACTCGAGATACTGGGGCTTTGTTCCAGAGAATCACGTTGTGGGTAAAGCGGTATTTATTTGGTTCTCTACAGACCCAGAAACGGGAATTAGATGGGATAGAATTTTTTCTTTCGCCAACTAAACCCACTTAATGATTAAAAGTAAAAAAGCCGGCAAATGCCGGCTTTTCTGTTATTTTCCAAATACTCCTTTTGGTTGTTGAGTTTGAGGACGCTCATTAATATTGGTTTTCTTCATCTTTACCTTAATTCCACCTCCATCAAAGTGCTTCTCAATTTCTATCCATCCGTCTTCTAACTCCTTAAAACTGATATTATCGTCCTTACTTTTTCTCCATTCATATGGACCATCTGGATTACAAATCAGTAATAAGTAACTATCCGCACCGTCTCTTCCTCTCTCACCATAAGGTCTACCTGGCCCACCTGGATTTACCCAAATGTCATAAGTACCATACCAGTAATCGTATTCATTTACAAAATATTCGAAATCGAAAATACCCGGATTCGTTCTGTAGTACTCTCCAAAAAATGGGTCTACTGGCACTGCAGGGTTGTTATCCCAGTATGAATATGGAGGTCTGTAATCGTAATCTATCCCAAAAAAAGCTCTTCCAGGATAACCATCTGGTCCAGGAATGTTGGTTGTTACATAAACATCACAACTTGTTAAAAAGCTCAAGCTTAAAACTATTCCGGTAATCATCAGTAGCTTTTTCATAATTCAGTATTTTCACTAGGTACTTTCAAAGTCCGTGCCAAAATTTTATTTAACTGATTATCAAAAAGTTAAAACCTATATTAAATCTCCTCAGCCAATGGGTTGCCCCTCTGATTATAGCACTGCTTATTTCTAGCATTGCCTTTACTTACATTGGAAGTATTGCACGGATATCCGACCAATCGATGCAACCAAACTTTAATGAAGGAGATATAGTTTGGATTAAAAAAATTGGTTTCAACCAGCAATTTTTAGGATTGAGTATCCCTCCAATCCAAATACCCCTTGGGAGCATAGGTAAGGGTACCCTTAAAAGAGGGAATACGGTAGCCATCTTTCAGCCTGAAAAAAAACTAAAGTCCATCAAAAGATTGGTAGGTATGCCAGGAGACACGCTTAAACTCAAGCGCCGATCTATCCTTGTAAATGGTGAGAAATGGGACTACCCAGTCGTCCAATCACACTATTACAGAATTAGTTTTAAATCCGAAAAGGATAAAAAACGCCTTCTTAGAACCAACAGCAGTGCCTTTCTCGGACCTTTAAAAGATCGCAAGTTCTTCCTCTTTAATTTAGACGATAGCACATACCACGAAATACTCTCAGATAGTGGGATAGCCTTTATCCACCCCTTGTTTTCTGGTCCAAAAGTTAAAAATGAAGCCATATGGCCCTATTGGAAAAGGTACGGTTGGAATGAAAGTATGATGGGTCCATTTTACGTACCACAAAAGGGGGACTCAATTCTGCTAAACGCGCACTCCTTTAATCTTTACAAAGACTTAATCGCCAAATATGAGGGTGTCTTTTTAAATAAATCAGGGTCCGAAATTCGAATAAATGGAGAGATTGCAACCCATTACACATTTAAAAGAGATTACGTTTTTGTCATAGGTGACAATATCCCAATATCCTATGATTCAAGATTTTACGGCCCCTTACCTAAAGACTACATATTTGGTAGGATTAGCTGCCTAATCTTTAGTAATTTCGGCGTCGAATAAGCAATACGAGGTTTGAGCCCATTTGAAAAAGTTATTTTACCCTGTTGTTACTTTCCAAACATCGACTGGATCCTTGCCGCTGCCAATGCAGATGAGGTTTTTATAGAGAAGCACGAAAACTTTTCGAAGCAAACCTATCGCAATAGAATGCGGATTTTATCTGCGAATGGGGTACAAGACCTTATCCTGCCGGTGCTGAATAAAAATAGTAAGGAAGGTATAACTCAAATGCAGGTGAATCACGATGAAAATTGGGCATGGAACCATTGGCACTCGGTGAAATCCGCCTATGGGAAATCACCGTATTTTGAGTATTACGAACACCATTTTGAAGCCTTTTTTAGGAGTGCAGAAAATTGGAATCTCTGGCAAATTAACCTCAATAGTATTCAACTGTCCTTTAACTTACTGAAGTTGGATCTAGATGTAGAATTCACCAAGGAATTTAAGGCTGAATATGGGGTAAATGGTGATTTAAGAAAACAGTTTAAACCCAGCAAACATCCACAGCTATTCCATCAAGAAAAGTATTTACAGGTTTTTGCAGACCGTTTTGATTTTAAGCCTAACCTGTCGGTTTTAGATCTTCTATTTAACTTGGGACCGCAAAGCCTAGCATATATTTTAAAACAAGAATTAAACCCATACCATTAATGGCAAAACAAGATTTAAGTTTTAACAAAAACGAGGATAAGATTAAGCTGCTCATCAGTGAGATGGAGCATAAGCTAAAGAAGATACACCTTGGAGGAGGTAAAAAGAAAATTGAAAAACAGCATGCCCAAGGTAAATTAACAGCTCGCGAGCGTATTGACTTTTTACTAGATCCAGATACCGAAAGAATAGAGATTGGAGCTTTTGTTGGAGAGGGCATGTACGAAGAATACGGAGGATGCCCTAGCGGAGGAGTTGTTGTTGTAATGGGATATGTAAAAGGCCGTCAATGTATTGTTGTTGCCAATGATGCCACTGTAAAAGCTGGAGCTTGGTTCCCAATTACCGCTAAAAAGAATTTAAGAGCGCAAGAAATTGCCATGGAAAACAGACTACCTATCATCTACTTGGTAGATAGCGCTGGTGTATTCCTCCCAATGCAGGATGAGATATTTCCCGATAAGGAACATTTCGGTAGAATTTTTAGAAACAACGCCAGAATGTCTGCCATGGGAATTCCTCAAATTTCTGCGGTTATGGGATCTTGTGTTGCTGGAGGTGCCTACTTACCAATAATGAGCGACGAATCGCTTATCGTGAATAAAACGGGAACTATTTTCCTTGCTGGCTCCTATCTTGTTAAAGCTGCGATTGGAGAGGATATTGACAACGAAACTCTAGGTGGCGCTACAACACATAACGAGATTAGTGGGGTTTGCGACTATAAATCTGAGGACGACAAAGATTGCCTTAAAACCATCAGAAACTTGATGGATAAGTTAGGCGATACAGAAAAAGCTGGATTTAACAGGGAAAAGCCCGCTGCGCCTAAATCCAATCCAGAAGAAATTCTCGGCCTATACCCTTCCGCGGTTCCAAAGCCTTTCGACGTAAGGGAAATCATTAAGCGCCTGGTAGATAATAGTGAATTCACGGAGTACAAGAAAGACTATGGAAAAACCATCCTAACCTGCTATGCACGTATAGATGGATGGAGCGTGGGTATTGTTGCCAATCAAAGAGAAGTGGTAAAAAATGGTCGCGGGGAAATGCAATTCGGAGGAGTAATCTACTCAGAATCAGCAGATAAAGCAGCCCGATTCATAATGAACTGCAACCAGAAGAAAATTCCACTTGTTTTCCTTCAAGATGTTACTGGATTTATGGTAGGCTCCAGATCTGAGCACAATGGAATAATTAAGGACGGAGCTAAATTGGTTAACGCCATGGCAAATTCCGTAGTTCCAAAATTCACCATCGTGATGGGATACTCATACGGGGCAGGTAATTACGCTATGTGTGGAAAGGCATACGACCCAAGACTTATTGTTGGCTGGCCGACAGCAGAAATTGCAGTTATGGGAGGTACACAGGCAGCAAAGGTTCTTACTCAAATTCAAACTGCTGCGCTTAAATCCAAGGGGGAAGAAATTGACAAGAAAAAAGAGGAAGAGTTATTTAAGAAGATAAAAGATCGCTACGATAACCAAACCACTCCATATTACGCTGCATCAAGACTTTGGATAGATGCAGTTATCAATCCACTAGACACCAGAAAATGGGTAAGTATGGGTATTGAGGCCGCAAACCATGCACCCATTGAAAAGCCTTACAACGTTGGAGTTATTCAAACCTGATGTTAAAACCCTAAAACAAAAAAGGGCGGCCTATTTCTAGACCGCCCTTTTTGTTTATTGAAAGATTCTTACTTCTTCGCTTTCGCTTTTGCGATAAGCTTTTCGTTTAAAGCAACATAATCGCTATTGTTTGCTTCTCTTGCAGCTTCCATAGAAATTGTTGCAGTTTCAATTGCTCCTTTGTAATCCTTAAGATCCAGTTGGATTTTAGCTTTTAAGTGAGAAATCCAGAATCCTTTATTGATTTTAAGTGCCTCATCAACCCATGCCAACGCCTGACTTAAATTTTTACCTGTTTCGTGGTAATAAGAAGCGGCATTATAATATGGTCTGTAATTTGGTTTTGGATTCATGAACGCCTGGATTTGCTTTTCCATTTGCTCATCTGTATTTACCTTTAATGGTACAGATACTTGAGTATTTGCCCATTTAAGAACTAAATCAGCTCCATCAACCTTTAAGTTTTCGATGGCAATTGTAAAAGACTCCACTAATTCTTTGGTTGCTCCAGCACCCACATCAACACGTGCAGCATCTTCCTCAATTTTGTACTGAGTTCCACCTGTACCCCAATAAGTTAGATTTTTGTGAAGGATGATGGTCCACTTGTCTTTGTTTGGAATAGTGTAAAGTGCGTATTTCCCTGCAGGAACTTTTTTACCTCCAAACTCAACATCATCGCTGAATTCTATTTTGGTAGAAGCATTGGCTCCTGTTCTCCACATTTCACCAAAAGGAACTAATCCTCCAAAAATTTCACGCCCTCTTACCGATGGTCTTGAATACTCCACCGATACTTTTGAAAGGCCTACTTCTTGCGTAAACTCACATTTGGGGCTTGGTTGTGGTCTATTGATTTCCTGTGCTTCACTAGCAACTAATCCTACAAAAAGCAGACTACAAAGTGTAAAGAACTTTTTCATGGCTTTAGGTTTTTGTTAATATTCGTTTTAAGGTTTTTAATTGGGCCTAAAGAACCCTTTATTTTAGTTATTTTGCAAAGTAGATTACATTATTTATGATTTCTCCCTACCTGAGAATCTTCTTATCACTTTTTGGCATTCTGTTATTCAGCTTGGTTTTCGGACAACCTACCAGTAATAGCCCGGTTTGTGAAAAGGAGCAAATTTTGCTTAAGGCAAACTTAACGGCTAGCTCCTACAGCTGGACTGGACCAAATGGTTTTTCTTCAACCCAAAGAGATCCAAGCTTAACGGCTACCATGGCGGCTAGCGGAGATTATTTTCTATCCGTTGTAATTAATGGTAATACCCAAACCTACTCCACCAACGTTCAGGTAAATCAGGCGCCAGAAGCACCCCAAGTTTCAAATGTAAATGGTTGCGCCGGAGATCCAATTAATATCATTCCAAACAATAATGACCCAGGATTGACTTATACCTGGACACTTCCGGGCGGTTCCACTACTACTGGAGTCCCGCTAAACATCAACACCAATGGCGGTGCAGGAGGTGGAAATTATACTGTTGTTGCTACCAATCCAAACTGTACAAGTGAGGTAGAGTCGTTTTCTGTTTCTGTGTTTAACAAGCCTGGATTGGCTACGGTAAATGGAGAGTTAAATGTTTGCGAAGGGGAACCCCTTAATATTACCGCTGCAAACACGGGAGGAAATACAGTTGTATGGATTTTACCTGATGGCTCTGAGGTTACAGGTATTAATTTATTCTTACCCGGAATGCAAAGTGGTAATGCTGGTACCTATGGCGTTAAATTGAAAAACCCAGGTTGTGAGGGCGCAGTAAATAATTTCACGGTAAACGTCTTGGCTCCACCATCTGGCTTTACAATATCTGGCGATACTACTTACTGTGTTGGCGATAATGTACGGTTTAATTTAAGCTACGGTGGTAGTCTAGCACAAGCCACTTACCAATGGAGTGGTCCAAACGGATTTAACAGCAACCAAAGAAATCCATCCTTTACCGCTCAGTCTGGAAACACAGGAACGTATTCTGTGAGGGTTACGGTAAATCCTAATGCCACCGGCTCGCAAAAATGCCCCTCCGATCCGGTTGATTTTACCATTGAAGTAAATGATTACCCCGCTGCACCGCAGTTGGAAGCAGATCCAGCTGTGCAAAATGGAAGAATATACGCCTGCGAGGATGACCCTGTTACTATCTTTACTAGAAACAAAGGGAATTCAGCTATCAAATGGATACATCCAACTAAAGGAGAATTACTGGATGACACCATTAAATTCCCTAAAATAGCACTTCAAGACACGGGAATATACCAGGTAATTTTAATTAACGGAATCTGTGAAAGTTCTCCTGTAAACTTTACCGTGGGTCTGACAGAAGTTCCCAAAGTTCTTTCATACGAAATGCCAGAGTATATCTGCGACCGAACAGAGCTAACCATTATTCCAGAGGTATTGGCAGATTACGACTTTACTTGGACCTTGAACGGGAATGTTGAATCTACCAAAGATACATTTAACCTTACTGAAGTTAGACATGAAGATCATAGGGGTACATTGCTGGTAGATGCCTCATTCTTCGGGTGTGCAATGGTTACAGATACATTAGATTTTCCGGTACTTAGACAAATTAAGGACATAGGATTTTACACCAACCCCGCAGATACTTTTTGTCTGGGAGACGATGTAGTATTTTTCACAGATGCAGGAGATTCTGCAACATATCGTTGGTCGGGACCTAACAACTTCTTCCACCTGGAATATGGGAATGGAGGGGTTTCGACAAAAATAACTGATGTAACATCACGAGATGCTGGGGTTTATCAGATTATTACTACCAATCCTTGTGGTGCAGATACCACATCACGGTACATTCCCATTTTTCCCGAACCAGAAATTAGAATCTATGGAGATACGGGAATATGCGACCTTGAAACCACTGAAATATTTGTAGAGTTCCTCAATTCCGATAGCATAGACCTAGTATGGAGTACGGGGGATATCGGTAAATCTGCGATCATTTCTGAACCGCAGGTAGTTACAATTTTAGCAGAGAACGAGTTTACATGTACAAAAACCTTTGAGCAAAAAATTCATTTAGAATGTTTGCCAGAAGTTTATGTTCCAACCGCATTCACGCCTAACGAAGACCAGATCAACGATGTGCTAGAAGTTAAACATCACAACATTGAAACCCTGCAATTGTGGTTGTACAATAAATATGGTGAAGTGATTTTCAACACCACTCAAAAAAATCCCACCTGGTCTGGAAAGGGTCACCCCAATGGTCTCTATTATTTCCGAATAGAATACACCGGCAAGAAAGATGGTCGTGTTTTCTTAGGAGAACAAAATGGAACAGTTCAGTTAATTCGCTAGCTAATTGTTGTTAAGGTAAAATCTAATTTTGTCGAAAGCTGTTTTTCGAACAAATTTTAGTATTTCATTTGCAATTTATTTTCAACAATGGAAAAAGCAACTTTTGGTGGAGGATGTTTTTGGTGTACCGAAGCCATTTTTAAAGATTTAGAAGGGGTTTTGTACGTAGAACCTGGTTATGCTGGTGGAACTATAAAAAACCCAGGGTACAAAGAAGTTTGTACTGGCAGAACTGGACATGCCGAGGTAATTCGGATTCATTTTGACGCCGCGGTTGTGAGTTACGCTAAATTGCTGGAAGTATTTTTCCGAACTCATGACCCAACTACACTAAATCGTCAGGGAAATGATGTGGGAACACAGTATAGATCTGCTGTTTTCTATCACAATGATTTTCAGAAAAATTGTGCGGAAACAATAATTGAACGACTTACTGCTGAGGGAGCTTACCCCAACCCTATTGTTACCGAGATTACGGAAGTAAACAATTATTACCCAGCAGAAGACTACCACAAAAATTACTTCGAGCGAAATCAAGACCAACCTTACTGCGCTATGGTAGTAAAGCCTAAGGTGGAAAAGTTCAAGAAAGTTTTTTCAGAAGTATTAAAGGAAGGCGTATAACTGGTTGATTTGGAAAAAGAGGAAGCCGGTACCTCTTCGAACAAACCCAAATCCACCATTCGCTACTCGCAAACAATTTTAAGAGGCCCGGCTTCCATGCCCAACTTAACTAAAAAAGCTAAGCCCGTTTCGTGGGCAATCCTCATCACACAAATAATAACTGAGAGTTAGTGATTTTGTTACACTAACTCTGTTATTATTCTTTAATTGCTTACAAATAAGGTAATTAACTAATTCTCAATGCCTTATTAAGCGTTGAATCCTAGTAAATCATCGATAGTTTGCGTGGAAACTGCGTGATAACTTCCTCTTGCCTCTTTATAGATATCTAGTGCAATATTTTTCTTATTGGATGCTATTAGGGCCTTGTAAATTGGAACAAGGAATTTTCTTCTTCCAACTCGGTACAAAAATTTCTGCGTGCTTGGAAGCACTTCATCGTATCCAGCCATTAAACTTTTTTCAAGCCAAGCGCATAAAATCTCAGCATTTCCACTGTTGGTTAACCCATAACTATCATCTAATTCTTTCAATCTTTCAACTGCAGTATTACCAGGTATTTTCTCAATAAACCTCAACCATTCGTGTGTGGTCCATTCTTTCGCTACCTCAGGCGACAATGCCATACCTGCATTCCAATTGCTTGCCACAATATCTACCTTATTAAATCGCTCAGAATTAATTTTTGGGATATTTGATGGGACCCCTGGTTTGTATATCCACTCATCGATTCTAAGCTCGGTATAAGGACCGTCGCCAAGTTGTTGCCTTAAGAGGGATACAAAACTTTCGGTATCCATCACCTTAAATTTGTATTGGGCAAAATAGGAGCGAAGAAAATTATCCAAGTTCTCTCTACCCCAATTCACCTCGAGCAACTTTAAAAGGAAAAAACCTTTTTCATAAGCTATACTAGTCATCCCATCATCTGGATTTCTTCCAGCTAAATCCAACTTCAGCTTAGTATCATCTGGTGAATCTTTGAGATTTTCTAATTCTTCCATCAAATCAGAGTACCCAAGGTTGGCGAGCATGTTTGCATACTCCTTCCCTTTAACCTCCTCCATAATTCTGTTTTCGAAATAAACCGTAAAGCCTTCATTAAGCCAGAAATCATCCCACGTGCGGTTTGTAACTAGGTTACCGGACCAAGAGTGAGCCAATTCGTGCGCAACAAGGCTAACCAAGGATTTATCACCAGAAATAATTGTTGGGGTTGCAAAGGTCAATCTCGGATTTTCCATTCCTCCGAAAGGAAATGAAGGTGGAAGCACTAGAATATCATATTTCCCCCATACATAAGTACCATATAGCTTTTCTGCAGCGGCCATCATTTCGTTTAGTTCACTAAACTCATTAGCTGCTTCATTTATCAAACCAGGCTCCGCATATACCCCAGTTTTAGGACCAATAGCCCTGTACTCGATATCGCCAACCGCAATTGCCATTAAATAAGATGGTATAGGTTGCTCCATTCTAAATCGGTACACGCCGTTAAAAGACTTCTCCACTGGGTTTTCTGCACTCATTAAAGCCATCATCCCAGTGGGAACGGTAACCTTTGCATCATATGTAAACCGAATTCCTGGGCTATCCTGACATGGGATCCATGTTCTTGCCAATATTGCCTGAGATTGCGAAAACATAAAAGGATCTACCTTTCCATAGGTCTGTTGAGGAACTGCCCAAAACAAGGCTTTGGCAGAACTTACCGTTCTATATTGAATCTTGACTTCAACCTTGTATTTATGCTTCTTTGGAAGATCAACTACCAGACCTGTACCCAAATGATCCTTTTGCTGGACTATATTCCACTCGGTTTGCTTCCCGTCGACCCAAACGTTGTTT
This DNA window, taken from Luteibaculum oceani, encodes the following:
- a CDS encoding acyl-CoA carboxylase subunit beta, whose translation is MAKQDLSFNKNEDKIKLLISEMEHKLKKIHLGGGKKKIEKQHAQGKLTARERIDFLLDPDTERIEIGAFVGEGMYEEYGGCPSGGVVVVMGYVKGRQCIVVANDATVKAGAWFPITAKKNLRAQEIAMENRLPIIYLVDSAGVFLPMQDEIFPDKEHFGRIFRNNARMSAMGIPQISAVMGSCVAGGAYLPIMSDESLIVNKTGTIFLAGSYLVKAAIGEDIDNETLGGATTHNEISGVCDYKSEDDKDCLKTIRNLMDKLGDTEKAGFNREKPAAPKSNPEEILGLYPSAVPKPFDVREIIKRLVDNSEFTEYKKDYGKTILTCYARIDGWSVGIVANQREVVKNGRGEMQFGGVIYSESADKAARFIMNCNQKKIPLVFLQDVTGFMVGSRSEHNGIIKDGAKLVNAMANSVVPKFTIVMGYSYGAGNYAMCGKAYDPRLIVGWPTAEIAVMGGTQAAKVLTQIQTAALKSKGEEIDKKKEEELFKKIKDRYDNQTTPYYAASRLWIDAVINPLDTRKWVSMGIEAANHAPIEKPYNVGVIQT
- a CDS encoding DUF2911 domain-containing protein translates to MKKFFTLCSLLFVGLVASEAQEINRPQPSPKCEFTQEVGLSKVSVEYSRPSVRGREIFGGLVPFGEMWRTGANASTKIEFSDDVEFGGKKVPAGKYALYTIPNKDKWTIILHKNLTYWGTGGTQYKIEEDAARVDVGAGATKELVESFTIAIENLKVDGADLVLKWANTQVSVPLKVNTDEQMEKQIQAFMNPKPNYRPYYNAASYYHETGKNLSQALAWVDEALKINKGFWISHLKAKIQLDLKDYKGAIETATISMEAAREANNSDYVALNEKLIAKAKAKK
- a CDS encoding T9SS type B sorting domain-containing protein; protein product: MISPYLRIFLSLFGILLFSLVFGQPTSNSPVCEKEQILLKANLTASSYSWTGPNGFSSTQRDPSLTATMAASGDYFLSVVINGNTQTYSTNVQVNQAPEAPQVSNVNGCAGDPINIIPNNNDPGLTYTWTLPGGSTTTGVPLNINTNGGAGGGNYTVVATNPNCTSEVESFSVSVFNKPGLATVNGELNVCEGEPLNITAANTGGNTVVWILPDGSEVTGINLFLPGMQSGNAGTYGVKLKNPGCEGAVNNFTVNVLAPPSGFTISGDTTYCVGDNVRFNLSYGGSLAQATYQWSGPNGFNSNQRNPSFTAQSGNTGTYSVRVTVNPNATGSQKCPSDPVDFTIEVNDYPAAPQLEADPAVQNGRIYACEDDPVTIFTRNKGNSAIKWIHPTKGELLDDTIKFPKIALQDTGIYQVILINGICESSPVNFTVGLTEVPKVLSYEMPEYICDRTELTIIPEVLADYDFTWTLNGNVESTKDTFNLTEVRHEDHRGTLLVDASFFGCAMVTDTLDFPVLRQIKDIGFYTNPADTFCLGDDVVFFTDAGDSATYRWSGPNNFFHLEYGNGGVSTKITDVTSRDAGVYQIITTNPCGADTTSRYIPIFPEPEIRIYGDTGICDLETTEIFVEFLNSDSIDLVWSTGDIGKSAIISEPQVVTILAENEFTCTKTFEQKIHLECLPEVYVPTAFTPNEDQINDVLEVKHHNIETLQLWLYNKYGEVIFNTTQKNPTWSGKGHPNGLYYFRIEYTGKKDGRVFLGEQNGTVQLIR
- the msrA gene encoding peptide-methionine (S)-S-oxide reductase MsrA, with the protein product MEKATFGGGCFWCTEAIFKDLEGVLYVEPGYAGGTIKNPGYKEVCTGRTGHAEVIRIHFDAAVVSYAKLLEVFFRTHDPTTLNRQGNDVGTQYRSAVFYHNDFQKNCAETIIERLTAEGAYPNPIVTEITEVNNYYPAEDYHKNYFERNQDQPYCAMVVKPKVEKFKKVFSEVLKEGV